The following proteins come from a genomic window of Paenibacillus swuensis:
- a CDS encoding DDE-type integrase/transposase/recombinase codes for MQTELYVNSILEVWPTDKDYSEEDVQPKLHRVLWLNRHLVVTIDIHDKTAQPEFIDRAEIENQVESLDIQVTSYFIPRLSLPDHSLNKKEIHIRDKTWAYLEPAVTGKHVPDIYKKRLRGIIIEEIHERFKVSKTLIRNNLRKYWQRGMVINALLPDYPNCGNKGQERSGLGKKLGCPNNESKDDHELIGINVTEEIRKNFRKAIELWYKKREKRSLFDVYELMLGKFYKAHIDEEDGITLLPEHERPTFRQFYYWYSKERNLVEELSKRLGTRRVNLKHRAIDGNFDKASFGPGSIYQIDATIGNIYLVNRKNRDWLIGRPVIYFVIDVFSRLIVGLYVGLEGPSWIGAALALENAASDKVEYCKRFGIDITKEEWPSFGLPEQLTTDRGEYVGNKPAHLIKTLNVKVEHLPPFRADWKPFVEKAFDLSDDLYVKWTPGGILERMKERGDLDTRDKRALDIHEFETILIGCVRYHNKHYMQSYRRNDAMIEDDVTPTPVDLWHWGRKNSLGTLSYVSKDQLRMNLLPSRRARFTAGGIRFNKDLYTCVTAEEESWRFRARNGEKFNVEYSFDPRDTSHLFLRHSDGQFEECFKLEEQHSKYIPSNRDFRWEEDLDVVAYEARQARKGRSKNTEEKLRLINKNNKTIEQAKKKTAAETQDKSRRTRPEDVREHRAISKQEEREERAWRLEKDETSELNKSDMVVYLADKKSDKYVPRVDHTDSILRAMEEDDDE; via the coding sequence CAGTATTCTTGAGGTTTGGCCAACAGATAAGGATTACAGTGAGGAAGACGTGCAGCCAAAATTACACCGCGTACTATGGTTAAATCGTCATCTTGTGGTCACGATTGATATCCATGACAAAACTGCTCAACCTGAATTTATTGATCGAGCGGAGATAGAAAACCAGGTTGAATCTCTGGATATACAAGTCACGTCATATTTCATTCCTCGACTATCTCTACCTGATCATAGTCTGAACAAGAAAGAGATCCATATAAGAGATAAGACATGGGCCTACCTGGAGCCGGCTGTTACGGGAAAACATGTTCCAGATATCTACAAAAAGCGGCTAAGAGGCATTATTATCGAGGAGATTCACGAGCGGTTTAAGGTATCAAAAACATTAATACGAAACAACCTTCGTAAGTATTGGCAGAGGGGGATGGTCATTAATGCATTGCTTCCTGACTATCCGAATTGCGGAAATAAAGGGCAGGAGCGGTCTGGATTAGGAAAGAAACTCGGATGTCCCAATAATGAAAGTAAAGATGACCACGAACTCATCGGAATAAATGTTACGGAAGAAATAAGAAAGAACTTTCGAAAGGCAATTGAACTTTGGTACAAAAAACGGGAGAAGCGTAGTCTTTTTGATGTGTATGAACTCATGTTAGGAAAATTTTATAAAGCGCACATAGACGAAGAAGATGGTATTACATTGTTACCCGAGCATGAAAGGCCTACATTTCGTCAGTTTTATTATTGGTACAGCAAAGAGAGAAACCTAGTTGAAGAATTATCTAAACGATTGGGAACGCGGAGGGTGAATCTGAAACATCGCGCAATCGATGGTAATTTTGATAAAGCTTCCTTTGGTCCAGGCTCTATTTATCAAATCGATGCCACTATCGGGAATATCTATCTGGTCAATCGAAAAAATCGTGATTGGCTAATCGGACGGCCTGTCATTTACTTTGTTATCGATGTATTCAGCAGACTTATTGTAGGCTTATACGTTGGTTTGGAGGGACCAAGCTGGATAGGAGCTGCACTCGCGCTCGAGAATGCCGCCTCAGATAAGGTTGAGTATTGCAAACGTTTTGGCATCGATATTACGAAAGAAGAATGGCCCTCCTTCGGTTTACCAGAGCAATTAACGACTGACCGCGGTGAGTATGTCGGCAATAAGCCCGCACATCTTATTAAGACACTCAACGTAAAAGTTGAGCATCTCCCACCTTTTCGGGCAGATTGGAAACCTTTTGTCGAGAAGGCGTTCGATCTGAGTGATGATTTGTACGTCAAATGGACGCCAGGCGGCATTCTAGAACGAATGAAGGAGCGTGGCGATTTGGATACAAGGGACAAACGTGCACTAGATATTCATGAGTTCGAGACCATATTAATCGGGTGTGTCAGATACCATAACAAGCACTATATGCAAAGTTATCGTAGAAATGATGCCATGATTGAAGACGACGTAACCCCAACACCTGTGGATTTATGGCACTGGGGCAGGAAGAATAGTCTCGGCACATTGAGTTATGTAAGTAAGGACCAACTCCGCATGAATTTGCTTCCCTCCAGGAGAGCGCGATTTACAGCCGGGGGGATCAGGTTCAACAAAGATCTCTATACGTGTGTTACGGCCGAAGAAGAGAGTTGGCGTTTTCGCGCCCGTAATGGTGAAAAGTTTAATGTGGAGTATAGTTTTGACCCTCGGGATACATCGCATCTTTTCTTAAGACATTCTGATGGTCAATTTGAAGAATGCTTTAAGCTTGAGGAGCAGCATAGTAAGTATATCCCTAGTAACAGGGATTTTCGATGGGAAGAGGATCTTGATGTCGTTGCATATGAAGCTCGACAGGCGAGAAAGGGAAGGTCGAAGAACACGGAAGAAAAACTGAGATTGATTAATAAAAACAATAAAACAATTGAACAAGCGAAGAAGAAAACGGCGGCTGAAACTCAAGATAAGTCAAGGCGGACCCGGCCAGAGGATGTCCGTGAACACCGAGCAATTAGTAAACAGGAAGAACGCGAGGAGAGAGCGTGGAGACTCGAGAAGGATGAAACGTCAGAGCTAAACAAAAGTGATATGGTTGTGTATCTGGCTGACAAAAAGTCAGATAAGTATGTGCCGCGAGTTGACCATACAGATTCAATACTCAGAGCAATGGAAGAGGATGATGATGAATGA
- a CDS encoding ATP-binding protein — protein MNVRKPLRGRIEFAAYKKTGIQEYDDHPLIEALPEILDLQETAKKIKLVKKFDSGERELSPGKRKHCVERLSSFIIPLNKHLEVEEKLSILIRKGYLSRNIANGDHTRRVRNCMMRFERPDIADLEKEKYNIPLPTASGLGIIGISGAGKSTGISRILNLYPQVIVHTEYKVKQLVWLKIDCPVSGTIKQLCLNFIHEISELVGEVEYNTFMGYKTDELIRIMSSLALKHHLGVLVIDEIQYLYEVRSGGAALMLNFFNTLTNTIGVPIVLIGTPKARHLFTKEFRNIKRITDQGSVDWDRLQQESNDWRTLIKYIWKYQWTKKYVECTTAIEKALYYESQGIPDLVIKVFKEAQKRAIGSDDERLTEEIIHSVAQDQFRLLQPALDALRSGKKAEMQKYLDIFMSFEPEKMINNEDRELFSKEYGIELDEALIEQKDEQSFTEVVYWIMDMGYTGDQAKEVALETRADDISVWKKAAYTKAMNKYDNDQASISSKRSNPEKSKGKKSNNSSNKKTTGLMTVIDRKAKSKNTSFYLLIKQAGYVQDVRSRLGL, from the coding sequence ATGAATGTTCGGAAACCTCTCCGGGGCAGAATTGAGTTCGCTGCTTACAAAAAAACCGGGATTCAGGAGTATGATGACCACCCCTTGATCGAAGCTTTGCCTGAGATACTGGACTTACAAGAGACAGCCAAGAAAATTAAGCTGGTTAAAAAATTTGATTCCGGAGAACGTGAACTATCCCCCGGTAAACGGAAGCACTGTGTAGAGCGACTATCTTCCTTTATCATCCCGTTAAATAAACATCTAGAGGTCGAAGAGAAGTTGTCAATCTTAATTAGGAAAGGGTACCTCTCCAGAAATATTGCTAACGGCGATCACACGAGACGAGTGCGTAATTGCATGATGAGATTCGAGCGTCCTGATATTGCTGATCTTGAGAAAGAGAAGTATAACATTCCGTTACCAACCGCTTCGGGACTAGGTATCATCGGTATATCCGGGGCTGGAAAGTCTACAGGTATATCGAGGATACTGAACCTTTACCCTCAAGTGATCGTGCACACTGAATATAAGGTAAAACAACTAGTATGGCTTAAAATTGATTGTCCGGTATCCGGAACTATAAAGCAGCTTTGTTTGAACTTTATACATGAGATCTCCGAGCTGGTTGGAGAAGTGGAATACAATACATTTATGGGTTATAAAACGGATGAGTTGATCCGGATCATGTCCTCACTCGCACTTAAACATCACTTGGGTGTTCTTGTAATCGACGAAATTCAATACCTTTACGAGGTTAGATCCGGCGGGGCTGCATTGATGCTTAATTTCTTTAATACACTCACCAATACAATTGGCGTCCCGATTGTCCTGATCGGGACGCCAAAGGCTCGTCATTTGTTTACCAAAGAGTTCCGGAATATTAAGAGAATTACGGATCAAGGAAGCGTGGATTGGGACCGTCTTCAGCAAGAGAGTAACGATTGGCGTACACTTATCAAGTATATCTGGAAATATCAATGGACTAAAAAATATGTAGAATGCACGACTGCCATAGAAAAAGCACTATATTATGAGTCGCAGGGTATTCCGGATTTGGTCATTAAGGTATTCAAAGAAGCGCAGAAAAGAGCAATTGGATCAGATGATGAGCGGCTAACAGAGGAAATTATTCATTCGGTTGCACAGGACCAGTTTAGGCTTCTGCAGCCGGCTCTTGATGCACTACGAAGCGGAAAGAAAGCGGAGATGCAAAAGTACTTGGATATTTTCATGAGCTTCGAGCCTGAGAAAATGATCAATAACGAAGATAGGGAGTTATTCTCAAAAGAGTACGGTATTGAATTAGATGAGGCACTTATTGAGCAGAAGGACGAGCAATCCTTTACCGAAGTCGTATATTGGATAATGGACATGGGGTACACAGGGGATCAGGCAAAAGAGGTTGCCTTAGAAACACGTGCAGACGATATATCCGTATGGAAAAAGGCAGCGTACACAAAAGCAATGAACAAATACGATAATGATCAAGCCAGCATCTCTTCAAAGCGGTCTAATCCTGAGAAATCTAAAGGAAAGAAGTCTAACAACTCCAGTAACAAAAAAACCACCGGGTTGATGACTGTAATTGACCGTAAGGCAAAATCAAAAAACACTTCATTTTATCTGCTGATTAAGCAAGCTGGATATGTTCAGGATGTAAGAAGTAGATTGGGGCTATAG